A part of Aspergillus flavus chromosome 1, complete sequence genomic DNA contains:
- a CDS encoding putative efflux pump antibiotic resistance protein: protein MAENDEKAIQTTDRDIQPNLTEESLEDNNEPMNFRPWQQLPVFFAMGLGIFILGLDNTIVGTATPTLTNEFHSLTDIGWYGSAYRLTTCSTQFLFGKLYEQFRVKWVLVMAVAILEIGSIVSASASSSAAFIVGRAIAGCGSSGILNGVLIAISHTVPLRWRPICNSTVGGLECIAMIVAPVIGGALTTYVTWRWCFWLNLPVGGFTMIMIIFLFKNPESQKVTDEPFFTKIKQLNIMSLLIFTGSVVCLLLALQWGGTTYSWSSGRVIAPLVVAAVSFAGFIAFEVLQKDAATIPRSVILNRTAGLCLVYAFCSSAAFNVIDYFLPIWFQAIKGATAAKSGQMLLPSIIGLSVAAISSGFIVSAIGYYTPLMLLGSTMMATGFGFLTSFTPRTTDSAWIGWQVMFSIGIGLAFPQPWSATQTALDAKDIPVGMAAVGFSISIGAAISISVSQNIFTNLLREGLSSVPGLDVGNVIEQGATGFLNNVPASEKERVIDIYNSAVTRTFWAGVAAACVGLVAALCMKWNSVKGAKKERTVEE from the exons ATGGCGGAAAATGACGAAAAAGCGATCCAAACGACAGATCGTGATATTCAGCCAAATTTAACCGAAGAGTCATTAGAGGATAACAATGAACCAATGAATTTCCGGCCGTGGCAGCAGCTGCCTGTGTTTTTTGCGATGGGACTTGGGATCTTTATCTTAGGGCTT GACAATACCATCGTGGGTACAGCAACTCCCACCTTGACCAATGAATTCCATTCATTGACCGATATTGGATGGTATGGCTCAGCAT ACAGACTTACAACATGTTCAACgcagtttctttttgggaAGCTATACGAGCAATTTCGCGTGAAATGGGTTCTTGTTATGGCGGTGGCTATCCTTGAAATCGGGTCCATTGTGTCTGCCTCAGCGTCGAGTTCAGCTGCATTCATTGTCGGAAGGGCCATCGCTGGCTGTGGCTCCTCTGGGATTCTTAATGGGGTTCTAAT CGCAATTTCCCATACAGTCCCGCTTCGCTGGAGGCCAATCTGTAATAGCACTGTCGGAGGCCTCGAGTGTATTGCAATGATCGTCGCGCCAGTGATCGGGGGTGCGCTTACAACCTACGTCacatggagatggtg TTTCTGGCTCAATCTCCCTGTGGGTGGATTCAcgatgattatgattatctttctcttcaagaACCCAGAGAGTCAGAAAGTTACCGATGAGCCATTCTTCACCAAGATCAAGCAGCTCAACATTATGAGTCTTCTTATATTTACTGGAAGCGTTGTTTGTCTCCTGCTGGCACTCCAATGGGGTGGCACTACGTACAGTTGGAGCAGCGGTAGAGTCATTGCTCCCCTGGTAGTGGCCGCAGTGTCGTTTGCAGGCTTCATTGCTTTCGAGGTGCTGCAGAAAGATGCCGCTACAATTCCTAGATCTGTGATACTCAACAGAACCGCCGGACTATGCTTAGTATACGCCTTCTGTTCATCAGCGGCCTTTAACGTGATCGATTACTTT CTGCCCATCTGGTTTCAAGCGATCAAGGGTGCTACAGCAGCCAAGTCCGGGCAAATgcttcttccttccattATTGGCCTTTCCGTTGCCGCAATCAGCTCAGGTTTCATCGTCTCTGCCATAGGATATTACACACCTCTCATGTTGCTTGGGTCCACAATGATGGCTACTGGGTTCGGGTTCCTAACAAGCTTCACCCCAAGAACCACAGATTCTGCCTGGATCGGGTGGCAGGTCATGTTTAGTATCGGCATCGGACTGGCGTTCCCCCAACCCTGGTCGGCGACTCAGACCGCGCTTGACGCGAAGGATATTCCCGTTGGTATGGCGGCGGTTGGCTTCTCCATTAGCATTGGCGCCGCAATATCCATTTCCGTGTCGCAAAATATTTTCACCAACCTCCTTCGAGAGGGTTTGTCCAGTGTTCCCGGTCTAGATGTTGGCAACGTCATAGAGCAGGGAGCGACGGGGTTTCTGAATAATGTACCTGCATCAGAGAAGGAACGGGTAATTGATATCTACAACTCTGCTGTCACAAGGACTTTCTGGGCCGGTGTCGCTGCGGCATGTGTGGGGTTGGTGGCTGCACTATGCATGAAGTGGAATTCTGTGAAAGGGGCTAAAAAGGAACGCACTGTGGAGGAGTAA
- a CDS encoding major facilitator superfamily domain-containing protein, whose protein sequence is MLFSQDRDLDVPGTELLVDTQHDLDVAHDGSDIILLPHPTACEGDPLNWSRWKKYWHLLLISIYACVFSFGENNTGDAYTTIVEMTGSTMTIMNGGGALNYLLLGLVNIFWVPTAMKIGRRFCFLATLLLCIGSSLWMGAFHTAGEWFGSNILNGLGTSAYEAVIQLVVFDLFFDHQRGRMLGVYIFAQQLGSIIGLVAGGYISDGPGWRWAQWVVSIAEGVLIVAFFFTFEETLFPRFLFTSSQTLSTNKATTLAQSDAALEDEIATMKDKGPVIADTVSVEEGTAMNTPAPSQFPKRTFREKLRLWVYYPQDHTSYWTYFQRPFFLLKFPNIVIAGVIFAFGCTSGIVTNNTISETLSAPPYNFTDGQTGLVYISALVGSVIGYFTSVFGDKIVIYLARRNDGIKEPEMRLWALVPCFFYAGLGYEIYGWGAETGSHWITIAVGIGSMIAQQVAATSTATAYAMECFPGVGGEIVVILAISSSFINFTISETTQPFLNAVGMGYLFLFYGICVVLSLVAGMAVYIWGKKWRRRCAPRYYQFLAERGGNI, encoded by the exons ATGCTGTTCTCCCAGGACCGAGACCTCGACGTGCCCGGCACCGAGCTACTAGTTGACACCCAGCATGATTTGGATGTCGCCCACGATGGCTCGGATATCATCTTGTTGCCCCATCCCACAGCCTGCGAAGGTGACCCGCTGAACTGgtcaagatggaagaaatacTGGCATCTGCTTCTTATCTCGATCTATGCTTGCGTTTTCTCATTTGGTGAGAATAACACCGGTGACGCTTACACAACCATCGTAGAAATGACTGGATCAACGATGACGATCATGAACGGTGGTGGTGCCCTCAACTATCTATTACTAGGGCTGGTAAATATCTTCTGGGTCCCCACCGCCATGAAGATTGGTCGGCGGTTCTGCTTTCTCGCGACATTGTTGCTCTGCATTGGCTCATCACTCTGGATGGGTGCCTTTCATACCGCAGGGGAGTGGTTCGGTAGCAACATTCTCAACGGACTTGGGACCTCGGCCTATGAAGCAGTCATTCAGCTTGTTGTCTTTGATTTGTTCTTCGACCACCAACGCGGCCGTATGCTTGGAGTTTACATTTTTGCTCAGCAGTTAGGTTCGATTATCGGACTGGTGGCTGGTGGTTATATCTCTGACGGACCGGGCTGGCGCTGGGCGCAATGGGTTGTGTCCATTGCTGAGGGCGTTTTAATCGTCGCCTTTTTCTTCACTTTCGAGGAAACGCTGTTTCCCCGGTTtctcttcacctcctcccAGACTCTTTCTACGAACAAGGCCACAACACTAGCTCAGTCAGATGCTGCCTTAGAGGACGAGATAGCGACCATGAAGGACAAAGGACCAGTCATTGCGGATACTGTGAGTGTTGAAGAAGGTACAGCTATGAATACACCAGCACCTTCTCAATTCCCTAAGCGGACGTTTCGGGAGAAACTCAGGCTGTGGGTTTACTATCCGCAAGATCACACATCATATTGGACGTACTTCCAACGACCGTTCTTCTTGTTAAAATTCCCTAACATCGTCATC GCCGGCGTTATCTTTGCATTTGGCTGTACCTCGGGTATCGTCACCAACAACACCATCTCGGAGACCCTATCAGCTCCTCCATACAATTTCACTGATGGTCAGACGGGTCTTGTGTACATCTCCGCCCTAGTCGGTAGTGTGATCGGCTATTTCACCAGTGTTTTTGGTGACAAGATTGTAATATACCTCGCCCGACGAAACGATGGTATCAAAGAGCCCGAGATGCGTCTGTGGGCACTGGTTCCTTGCTTCTTCTATGCCGGACTGGGGTATGAGATATATGGCTGGGGAGCTGAGACAGGCTCACACTGGATTACAATCGCAGTGGGTATTGGAAGTATGATTGCGCAGCAAGTGGCCGCAACCTCTACT GCAACGGCGTACGCAATGGAGTGCTTCCCCGGTGTGGGTGGAGAAATTGTTGTTATTCTTGCTATTTCCAGTTCCTTTATCAACTTTACCATCTCGGAGACGACGCAGCCGTTTCTGAATGCTGTGGGAATGGGGTATTTGTTCTTGTTCTACGGTATCTGCGTGGTGCTGTCGTTGGTGGCGGGCATGGCAGTGTATATCTGGGGAAAGAAGTGGAGGAGACGATGTGCACCGCGGTATTATCAGTTCCTGGcagaaagagggggaaaTATCTGA